Proteins encoded within one genomic window of Sphingomonas cannabina:
- a CDS encoding cytochrome c oxidase subunit II, with protein MSAIQSALHPAGDHAAITGQLFALFLGVTGFFFLLVLLFLGWAIWRKDRGTPGERRLRVSVAAWAGLITLGLFGLTIASYAADRGLFFAGSGQVPIQVKVTAQQWWWEVEYDDRDQSRTITTANEIHLPLGRPAQVTLVADDVIHSLWIPNLAGKQDLIPGRRTDLQLLPRRTGHFRAQCAEFCGLQHAHMALDVIVETPEQFAAWAEKSRQPAPPPVTDEQKRGYAIVMSRQCAACHAITGTDAYGSVGPALTRVASRATLAAGEVPNVRTWLDRWIADPQGLKPGNRMPKIPLSPGDRRSVVAYLETLK; from the coding sequence ATGAGCGCGATCCAGTCCGCGCTCCATCCGGCGGGGGATCATGCCGCGATCACTGGGCAGCTGTTCGCGCTGTTCCTCGGCGTCACCGGCTTCTTCTTCCTGCTGGTGCTGCTGTTCCTCGGCTGGGCGATCTGGCGCAAGGATCGCGGCACGCCCGGCGAGCGGCGACTGCGCGTGAGCGTGGCGGCCTGGGCCGGCCTCATCACGCTCGGGCTGTTCGGGCTCACCATCGCCAGCTACGCGGCCGACCGCGGGCTGTTCTTCGCGGGGTCGGGACAGGTGCCGATCCAGGTCAAGGTGACCGCGCAGCAATGGTGGTGGGAGGTCGAGTACGACGATCGCGATCAGTCGCGGACCATCACCACCGCCAACGAGATCCACCTGCCGCTCGGCCGGCCCGCGCAGGTCACGCTCGTCGCCGACGACGTAATCCACTCGCTGTGGATCCCCAATCTCGCCGGCAAGCAGGACCTGATCCCGGGCCGCCGCACCGACCTCCAGCTCCTGCCGCGCCGGACCGGGCATTTCCGCGCGCAATGCGCCGAGTTCTGCGGGCTCCAGCACGCGCACATGGCGCTCGACGTCATCGTCGAGACGCCCGAGCAGTTCGCCGCCTGGGCGGAGAAGTCACGCCAGCCGGCGCCACCGCCCGTGACCGACGAGCAGAAGCGCGGCTATGCCATCGTCATGAGCCGCCAGTGCGCGGCATGTCACGCGATCACCGGCACCGACGCCTATGGCTCGGTCGGGCCCGCCCTGACGCGCGTCGCCAGCCGCGCGACGCTCGCCGCCGGGGAGGTGCCCAACGTACGCACTTGGCTCGATCGCTGGATCGCCGACCCGCAGGGCCTCAAGCCCGGCAACCGTATGCCGAAGATTCCGCTGTCGCCCGGCGACCGCCGTTCGGTGGTCGCCTATCTCGAGACGCTCAAATGA
- a CDS encoding c-type cytochrome, protein MRFRALLLIALLAGCHREARETRDAPLPFSQTQLATTTTVMAGGTQPAAPDPRIARYEKNAWHVSEGQRLYTEFNCVECHAHGGGGIGVPLIDDEWIYGSSSPQIVATLIQGRPNGMPSYRNLLTEEQMWQIAAYVRSVAGQVPKDVPPSRSDTMANTPPVTLESKPLLRDSNEDAAGR, encoded by the coding sequence ATGCGGTTTCGCGCGCTGTTGCTGATCGCGTTGCTCGCGGGCTGCCACCGCGAGGCGCGCGAGACGCGGGACGCGCCGCTGCCCTTCAGCCAGACGCAGCTCGCGACTACCACCACGGTGATGGCCGGCGGCACCCAGCCCGCCGCGCCCGATCCGCGCATCGCCCGCTACGAGAAGAACGCCTGGCACGTCAGCGAAGGCCAGCGGCTCTATACCGAGTTCAACTGCGTCGAATGCCACGCGCATGGGGGCGGCGGGATCGGCGTGCCTTTGATCGACGACGAATGGATCTACGGCTCGTCGAGCCCGCAGATCGTCGCGACGCTGATCCAGGGGCGGCCCAACGGCATGCCGAGCTACCGCAACCTGCTCACGGAGGAGCAGATGTGGCAGATCGCTGCCTATGTCCGCTCGGTGGCGGGGCAGGTGCCCAAGGACGTGCCGCCGAGCCGCAGCGACACGATGGCCAACACCCCGCCGGTCACGCTGGAGAGCAAGCCGCTGCTGCGCGACAGCAACGAGGATGCGGCCGGGCGATGA
- a CDS encoding PQQ-dependent dehydrogenase, methanol/ethanol family — translation MLVRAAAILCLALLAGCDRSTSTGRADAPAPRSETDTRALAAGRAVAPAAASPADDGQWIMPAKDYANTRFSGLTEIDKSNVGRLQLALTFSSGTTQGQESAPIVVGDTLYFVTPYPNTLYAIDLRKAADPASPGLTVKWKVNAMADSASQGEACCDGVNRGPTFADGTVYFNSLDSHTLAVDAATGRLKWKTRVWDYTRGETMTMAPFVVGGKVIVGNSGAEFGARGGVAALNVGDGTIAWKAYATGPDKDVLIDPAVFKPFYPQYRGKDLGQKSWPGDSWKIGGGGTWGWISYDPEQNLIFHGTSNPSPWNHEVRPGDNLWTDAVFARDPKTGKAHWAYQYSPHDLWDHSGVNENIVLDLPWQGRTRKVIIRPERNGYMYVLDRTTGEVLAADQYVPNTVSDGVDLRTGRLRHKPEMIPQHGKVVRNVCPNAPGAKDWSPSAFSKVTGWLYVPHNNLCMDWLLGKPNYIAGTPYIGVTPRFFPGPGGNAGEFMAWDPVNRRKVWTIKERWPVWSGAAVTASGIVFYGNLEGWFKAIDADTGKLLWQFQTGSGIIGQPTVFRGTDGREYVAIISGIGGWIGSMISHNLDPRDPTAAKGWGNMTADLKKVTNKGAGTLFVFALPKT, via the coding sequence ATGTTAGTGCGGGCGGCCGCGATCCTCTGCCTGGCGCTGCTGGCGGGGTGCGACCGCAGCACGTCGACCGGCCGGGCCGATGCACCCGCGCCGCGTTCCGAGACCGATACCCGGGCGCTCGCTGCGGGCCGCGCGGTCGCTCCCGCCGCCGCGTCGCCTGCCGACGACGGGCAATGGATCATGCCCGCCAAGGATTATGCCAACACCCGCTTCAGCGGGCTGACCGAGATCGACAAGTCAAACGTCGGCAGGCTCCAGCTCGCCCTCACCTTCTCGTCAGGCACTACCCAGGGACAGGAATCAGCGCCGATCGTGGTGGGCGACACGCTCTATTTCGTCACACCCTACCCCAATACCCTCTACGCGATCGACCTCCGCAAGGCCGCCGATCCCGCCAGCCCGGGCCTCACCGTGAAGTGGAAGGTCAATGCGATGGCCGATTCAGCCTCGCAGGGGGAGGCGTGCTGCGACGGCGTCAACCGCGGGCCGACCTTTGCGGACGGCACGGTCTATTTCAACTCGCTCGATTCCCACACGCTCGCGGTCGACGCCGCGACGGGCCGGCTTAAGTGGAAGACCCGCGTATGGGACTATACCAGAGGCGAGACGATGACGATGGCGCCCTTCGTCGTCGGCGGCAAGGTGATCGTCGGCAATTCGGGCGCCGAGTTCGGCGCGCGCGGCGGCGTGGCAGCGCTCAATGTCGGCGACGGAACGATCGCGTGGAAGGCCTATGCCACCGGCCCGGACAAGGACGTGCTGATCGACCCGGCGGTCTTCAAGCCCTTCTACCCGCAATATCGCGGCAAGGACCTGGGGCAGAAGAGCTGGCCGGGCGACAGCTGGAAGATCGGCGGCGGCGGCACCTGGGGATGGATCAGCTACGACCCCGAGCAGAACCTCATCTTCCACGGCACCTCGAACCCATCGCCCTGGAACCACGAGGTACGCCCCGGCGACAACCTGTGGACCGACGCGGTGTTCGCCCGCGATCCCAAGACCGGCAAGGCGCACTGGGCCTACCAGTACAGCCCGCATGACCTGTGGGACCATTCGGGCGTCAACGAGAACATCGTCCTCGACCTTCCCTGGCAGGGCCGCACGCGCAAGGTGATCATCCGGCCCGAGCGCAACGGCTATATGTACGTGCTCGACCGCACCACCGGCGAGGTACTGGCGGCCGATCAATATGTGCCGAACACCGTGTCCGACGGCGTCGACCTCAGGACCGGGCGCCTGCGCCACAAGCCCGAGATGATTCCCCAGCACGGCAAGGTGGTCCGCAACGTCTGCCCCAATGCCCCCGGTGCCAAGGACTGGAGCCCGAGCGCATTCAGCAAGGTGACCGGCTGGCTCTACGTGCCGCACAACAATCTCTGCATGGACTGGCTGCTGGGCAAGCCCAACTACATCGCCGGTACACCTTATATCGGCGTGACACCGCGCTTCTTCCCCGGCCCCGGCGGCAATGCTGGCGAGTTCATGGCGTGGGACCCGGTGAACCGGCGCAAGGTATGGACGATCAAGGAGCGCTGGCCGGTGTGGAGCGGCGCAGCAGTCACCGCGTCGGGCATCGTCTTCTACGGCAATCTCGAAGGCTGGTTCAAAGCGATTGACGCCGACACGGGCAAGCTGCTCTGGCAGTTCCAGACCGGATCCGGCATCATCGGCCAGCCGACCGTGTTCCGCGGGACCGATGGACGCGAATATGTCGCGATCATCTCCGGCATCGGCGGCTGGATCGGATCGATGATCTCGCACAACCTCGACCCGCGCGATCCGACCGCCGCCAAGGGCTGGGGCAACATGACCGCCGACCTCAAGAAGGTGACCAACAAGGGTGCGGGTACGCTGTTCGTCTTTGCGCTTCCGAAGACCTAA
- a CDS encoding SRPBCC family protein, whose protein sequence is MNDALNKLSDDAPLAASKHPAAAVDAATDALIERKGDTLLGRAVTVNRPLPELFAYWRDFANLATFMENVERVDVLDRRRSHWVVKAPGSKTVEWDSVVTEEREGAFIAWASEPGADVPNSGRVDFRDAGPRGTVVTATILYDPPAGTIGKLIAKVFQREPAIQARRDLRRFKQLMETGEIATGARNHRLRQEGKN, encoded by the coding sequence ATGAACGATGCCTTGAACAAGCTCTCGGACGATGCACCCCTCGCTGCCTCGAAGCATCCGGCGGCAGCGGTCGACGCCGCCACCGACGCACTGATCGAGCGCAAGGGCGATACGCTGCTCGGTCGCGCTGTCACCGTCAACCGGCCGTTGCCGGAGCTGTTCGCCTATTGGCGCGATTTCGCCAATCTCGCGACCTTCATGGAGAATGTGGAGCGGGTCGACGTACTCGATCGACGCCGCTCGCACTGGGTGGTGAAGGCACCCGGCAGCAAGACGGTCGAATGGGATTCGGTCGTCACCGAAGAGCGGGAGGGCGCGTTCATCGCCTGGGCATCCGAGCCGGGCGCCGACGTTCCCAATTCGGGCCGCGTCGATTTTCGCGACGCCGGACCGCGCGGCACGGTCGTCACCGCGACCATCCTATACGATCCGCCGGCCGGCACGATCGGCAAGCTCATCGCCAAGGTCTTCCAGCGCGAGCCGGCGATCCAGGCGCGGCGCGACCTCAGGCGCTTCAAGCAGCTCATGGAAACCGGCGAGATCGCCACCGGCGCGCGCAACCACCGCCTTCGCCAGGAGGGGAAGAACTGA
- a CDS encoding zinc-dependent alcohol dehydrogenase, translating into MRALTWHGKHDVRIDTVDDPEILNPRDAIIKVTSTAICGSDLHLYDGFIPTMMKGDILGHEFMGEVVEAGPKSTLEKGQRVVVPFTIACGQCYHCGKHQYSACPNGLPADNQDIAMELYGTEMSGLFGYSHMTGGYSGGQAEYVRVPFSDVGPIVIPDGVDDDKVLFLSDVLPTGWMAAENAAIEPGDTVAVWGCGPVGLFAVQSAMLMGAERVIAIDHFPRRLELAVGFGAETINFEESEVYEALMEMTGGIGPDAVIDAVGLEAHGFFVDNVVDQIKASTFLGTDRAHSIRQAIIACRKGGRVSMPAVYGGFVDKFPLGAFMEKGLTLRTGQTHVQHYMPALLAAILEDKIDTTFLISHRLPLEQGPDGYRMFHDDQNEVTKVVLKPGMAAAA; encoded by the coding sequence ATGCGCGCGCTCACCTGGCACGGAAAGCACGACGTCCGCATCGACACGGTCGACGATCCCGAGATTCTCAACCCGCGCGACGCGATTATTAAGGTGACCTCGACCGCGATCTGCGGCTCCGACCTCCATCTCTATGACGGCTTCATCCCGACGATGATGAAGGGCGACATCCTCGGCCACGAATTCATGGGCGAGGTGGTCGAAGCCGGGCCGAAGTCGACGCTCGAAAAGGGGCAGCGCGTGGTGGTGCCGTTCACCATCGCGTGCGGGCAGTGCTACCACTGCGGCAAACATCAATATTCAGCCTGCCCCAATGGCCTGCCCGCCGACAACCAGGACATCGCGATGGAGCTCTACGGCACCGAGATGTCGGGGCTGTTTGGCTACAGCCATATGACGGGCGGCTATTCGGGTGGGCAGGCCGAATATGTCCGCGTGCCGTTCAGCGACGTCGGCCCGATCGTGATCCCCGACGGCGTCGACGACGACAAGGTACTGTTCCTCTCCGACGTCCTGCCGACCGGCTGGATGGCGGCGGAAAATGCCGCGATCGAGCCCGGTGATACGGTGGCGGTGTGGGGTTGCGGCCCGGTCGGGCTGTTCGCGGTGCAGTCGGCGATGCTGATGGGCGCGGAGAGGGTGATCGCGATCGATCATTTCCCGCGCCGGCTGGAGCTGGCCGTCGGATTCGGCGCCGAGACGATCAACTTCGAGGAAAGCGAAGTCTACGAGGCGCTGATGGAGATGACCGGCGGCATCGGTCCCGACGCGGTGATCGACGCCGTCGGTCTGGAGGCGCACGGCTTCTTCGTCGACAACGTCGTCGACCAGATCAAGGCCTCGACCTTCCTCGGCACCGACCGCGCGCATTCGATCCGCCAGGCGATCATCGCCTGCCGCAAGGGCGGGCGGGTGTCGATGCCGGCGGTCTATGGCGGCTTCGTCGACAAGTTCCCGCTCGGCGCCTTCATGGAGAAGGGGCTGACGCTGCGGACCGGCCAGACCCATGTCCAGCACTACATGCCGGCGCTCCTGGCGGCGATCCTTGAGGACAAGATCGACACCACCTTCCTCATCTCGCACCGCCTGCCGCTGGAGCAGGGGCCCGACGGCTACAGGATGTTCCACGACGATCAGAACGAGGTGACCAAGGTCGTGCTGAAGCCCGGCATGGCCGCGGCCGCCTGA
- a CDS encoding SDR family NAD(P)-dependent oxidoreductase, with product MADKFAIVTGASSGIGLEIARIAARDGYDLLVAADTPLADTGAQLRAEGTNIATVETDLATLEGVDRLLDAAAGRPVDVLVANAGTGQGGAFLDQQVARWRHVIDTNITGTIYLLQQALRPMVARDAGKVLVTGSIAGYIPGSFNAVYNATKAFLDNFTEALRNELKGATGVTLTTLMPGPTDTEFFARADMLDTEIGQAEKADPAEVARDGWEALMAGKGHVVSGLFNKLQVAGSGVMPQSVLAEMHRKQAKPHDA from the coding sequence ATGGCCGACAAGTTCGCAATCGTCACCGGCGCCTCCTCCGGCATCGGCCTGGAGATTGCCCGCATCGCGGCGCGCGACGGCTACGACCTGCTCGTGGCGGCCGACACGCCGCTGGCCGATACCGGCGCGCAGCTCCGCGCCGAGGGGACGAACATCGCTACCGTCGAGACCGACCTGGCGACCCTCGAAGGCGTCGACCGGCTGCTCGACGCCGCGGCCGGCCGCCCAGTCGACGTCCTCGTCGCCAACGCCGGAACCGGCCAGGGCGGCGCCTTTCTGGATCAGCAGGTCGCGCGCTGGCGCCACGTGATCGACACCAACATCACCGGCACCATTTATCTACTGCAGCAGGCGCTACGGCCGATGGTTGCCCGCGATGCCGGCAAGGTGCTCGTGACGGGCTCGATCGCCGGCTATATTCCAGGCTCCTTCAACGCGGTTTACAACGCCACAAAAGCCTTCCTCGACAACTTCACCGAAGCGCTGCGCAACGAACTCAAGGGGGCGACAGGCGTCACCTTGACGACGCTGATGCCCGGCCCGACCGATACCGAATTCTTCGCACGCGCCGACATGCTCGATACCGAGATCGGGCAGGCGGAAAAGGCCGACCCGGCGGAGGTCGCGCGCGATGGATGGGAGGCGTTGATGGCGGGGAAAGGACATGTCGTCTCGGGCCTCTTCAACAAGCTGCAGGTGGCCGGATCGGGGGTGATGCCGCAGTCGGTACTCGCCGAGATGCACCGAAAGCAGGCCAAGCCGCACGACGCCTAG
- a CDS encoding manganese catalase family protein, whose product MFMHNKRLQYTVRVSQPNPVLASFLLEQFGGPDGELAAAMRYFTQGLGEDDPGRKDMLLDIATEELSHLEVIGSIVAMLNKGVKAELAEGAMSEAELYMKMGAGGDSHTQSILYGGGPSLTNSSGVPWSGAYVDSRGDPTCDLRSNIAAESRAKIVYERLINITDDPGIKDALGFLMTREVAHQKSFEKALYSIRDNFPPGKLPGLERFASTYVNTSQGEGDLEGAWNSGEQWERVDDIAANLPFDGGNGQATVQLSADQLAIAQALAKRTMSDPQATPTTGADLGAGPGAGRTSDEDLGGAANMQDAVEQARNLTPA is encoded by the coding sequence ATGTTCATGCACAACAAGCGCCTGCAATATACCGTCCGGGTCTCGCAGCCGAACCCTGTGCTCGCCTCGTTCCTGCTCGAGCAGTTCGGCGGCCCCGACGGCGAGCTCGCCGCGGCGATGCGCTATTTCACCCAAGGGCTCGGCGAGGACGACCCCGGCCGCAAGGACATGCTGCTCGACATCGCCACCGAGGAGCTCAGCCATCTCGAGGTGATCGGCTCGATCGTCGCGATGCTCAACAAGGGCGTGAAGGCCGAGCTTGCCGAGGGAGCGATGAGCGAGGCCGAGCTGTACATGAAGATGGGGGCTGGCGGCGACAGCCACACCCAGTCGATCCTCTACGGCGGCGGGCCGTCGCTCACCAACAGTTCGGGCGTGCCGTGGAGCGGCGCCTATGTCGACAGCCGCGGCGATCCGACCTGCGATCTGCGCTCGAACATCGCCGCCGAGAGCCGCGCCAAGATCGTGTACGAGCGCCTGATCAACATTACCGACGATCCCGGCATCAAGGACGCGCTCGGCTTCCTGATGACCCGCGAGGTCGCGCACCAGAAGAGCTTCGAGAAGGCGCTCTATTCGATCCGGGACAATTTCCCGCCCGGCAAGCTCCCGGGACTCGAGCGGTTCGCCAGCACCTATGTCAACACCTCGCAAGGCGAAGGCGACCTCGAGGGGGCGTGGAACAGCGGCGAGCAATGGGAGCGCGTCGACGACATCGCGGCGAACCTGCCCTTCGACGGCGGCAACGGGCAGGCGACCGTCCAGCTCTCGGCGGATCAGCTCGCGATCGCGCAGGCGCTGGCGAAGCGCACCATGTCGGATCCGCAGGCGACGCCGACCACCGGCGCCGACCTCGGTGCCGGTCCGGGCGCGGGCAGGACGAGCGACGAGGACCTCGGCGGTGCGGCGAACATGCAGGACGCCGTCGAGCAGGCCCGGAACCTCACCCCGGCCTGA
- a CDS encoding ferritin-like domain-containing protein: MATLLERPDIVRSVFVTGLRDAHALEHQALALMDRQIDHLASYPELEERLRAHRIETEQQIKRLEEILDGLDESHSTLKDTALSLTGNLMALGHTIAPDEILKNSFVNFAFENFEAASYKALITIAEVGNFGDAAPLLRQTLREELAMAQFCDETLPAITQKYLRLRSEGETASH, from the coding sequence ATGGCGACCCTACTCGAACGACCCGATATCGTGCGCTCGGTATTTGTCACCGGCCTGCGCGACGCGCATGCACTGGAGCATCAGGCACTCGCGCTGATGGACCGGCAGATCGATCATCTTGCCAGCTACCCCGAACTCGAGGAGCGGCTGCGCGCCCACAGGATTGAAACCGAACAGCAGATCAAGCGGCTGGAGGAAATCCTCGACGGTTTAGACGAGAGTCATTCGACGCTCAAGGACACCGCGCTCAGCCTGACCGGGAATCTCATGGCGCTCGGCCATACGATCGCGCCCGACGAGATTCTCAAGAACAGCTTCGTCAACTTCGCTTTCGAGAACTTCGAGGCAGCGAGCTACAAGGCGCTGATCACGATCGCCGAGGTCGGGAACTTCGGCGACGCCGCGCCGCTGCTTCGACAGACGCTGAGGGAGGAGTTGGCGATGGCGCAGTTCTGCGATGAAACCCTACCGGCAATCACGCAGAAGTATCTGCGCCTGCGCTCCGAGGGGGAAACGGCGAGTCACTGA
- a CDS encoding GNAT family N-acetyltransferase → MGMGHSDVIDQRWAMSTESIELRQIKLLSDEIMPLVFEAESEGHRFVRRLRDEWNSGVNRFQGTGEFLLSAHLGGCLVAVGGLNHDLYSSTEGVGRLRHVYVSSGARRQGVGTMLVKRIMESAAQTFSTLRLRTTTTDAAAFYERLGFQSTKEETATHIIKLRAS, encoded by the coding sequence ATGGGCATGGGCCATAGCGACGTCATCGATCAGCGGTGGGCTATGAGCACAGAATCGATCGAATTGCGCCAGATTAAGCTGCTCAGTGACGAGATCATGCCACTCGTCTTCGAAGCGGAAAGCGAAGGCCATCGCTTTGTGAGACGTCTGCGTGACGAGTGGAATTCTGGCGTAAACCGCTTTCAAGGCACCGGCGAGTTTCTATTGTCAGCGCACCTCGGTGGATGCCTGGTGGCGGTAGGCGGGCTTAATCATGACCTCTATTCTTCTACGGAGGGTGTTGGTCGCCTGCGCCACGTTTACGTTTCCTCTGGTGCGCGGCGTCAGGGTGTCGGGACAATGTTGGTAAAGCGCATAATGGAAAGCGCGGCGCAGACGTTCTCCACTCTGCGGCTCCGTACCACAACGACCGACGCTGCGGCGTTTTACGAACGGCTTGGTTTCCAAAGCACCAAAGAAGAGACTGCGACACACATCATCAAACTCCGCGCCTCGTAG
- a CDS encoding RidA family protein, whose translation MSRTIIATPAAPEAPPSYSQAVKAAGLVFVSGTAPIDPVTGCLVSGPVQAQVAQCLRNISAILEAAGTSLDKAVSATLIVADEEDFAGANEEWLKWFPKSPPARQGAKMPVRISDMKVSIAMIAEA comes from the coding sequence ATGTCGCGCACGATAATCGCCACGCCGGCCGCCCCAGAGGCGCCACCCTCCTATAGCCAAGCGGTCAAGGCCGCGGGATTGGTTTTCGTATCAGGAACTGCGCCTATTGACCCAGTCACAGGCTGCCTCGTGAGCGGTCCGGTGCAGGCCCAGGTCGCACAATGCCTTCGCAACATCTCTGCTATTCTGGAGGCTGCCGGCACCAGTTTGGACAAGGCGGTCAGTGCCACGCTGATTGTAGCCGACGAGGAAGACTTTGCGGGTGCCAATGAGGAATGGCTTAAATGGTTTCCTAAAAGCCCACCTGCCCGACAGGGAGCGAAGATGCCGGTGCGCATATCCGATATGAAAGTCTCGATAGCAATGATCGCAGAGGCATAA
- a CDS encoding winged helix DNA-binding protein: MDFAHRVMDARAKCAAYFPKGVFRDSAWDMMLELFIAGEERRVVCVKQLMAVSGESSTGAMRRIDRLEEVRLIRRRPDPEDHRRVIVNLTDSGREAMTALLTNLIKADATSGA, from the coding sequence TTGGATTTCGCCCACCGGGTGATGGATGCGCGGGCGAAATGCGCTGCCTATTTTCCGAAGGGCGTTTTCCGCGATTCCGCCTGGGACATGATGCTCGAACTGTTCATCGCAGGGGAGGAGCGACGGGTCGTCTGCGTGAAACAGCTCATGGCTGTCTCAGGCGAAAGCTCTACCGGCGCGATGCGTCGGATCGACCGGCTCGAGGAGGTACGGCTGATACGACGCCGACCCGATCCGGAAGATCATCGCCGCGTGATTGTGAATCTCACCGATTCCGGTCGTGAGGCGATGACGGCATTGCTCACCAATCTTATCAAGGCGGATGCTACTTCCGGCGCTTGA